In a single window of the uncultured Fibrobacter sp. genome:
- the gltB gene encoding glutamate synthase large subunit → MNAQALYDPANEHDACGVGLVANINNVASHQIVLQGITVLKRLMHRGAAGGDPETGDGAGLLLSMPHKFFRKLYPTLPARYGVAMYFVENTLAADALDAEIKRVAESEGVDVIQFREVPVNPATIGHTARETLPHIRQVFFDGSKFKTNEEFDIKLYVVRRLVEKTCKGVYVCSCSRKSIVYKGLLLASQIEGFYKDLNDLDFESPLALVHQRYSTNTFPTWPLAHPFRYLAHNGEINTLRGNLNSLRAREPLLKSEVIGDDLPKLLPLIMPGQSDSASLDNMFELLVAAGRSLPHAMMMLLPQAWGQKHYLGRDVRGFFEYESMLMEPWDGPAAVAFSDGVNAGAILDRNGLRPARYTLCKDGLFVMASETGVLDLQDDEVEEKGRLKPGEIIYLDLENHHILKNAEMKAYVARSKPYRRWVAENKMSVRGLFSEINPADVPDDILVQQKRFGYSAEDLSIILQPMAKNGAEPIGSMGNDAALAVLSDKPQPLFNYFKQLFAQVTNPPIDPIREELVMSLTTYIGNHGNILEETPEQAHLIKIPRPIVTEDEIRRFENIGDKAFKAKELKMQFPLGGNGEVLEAALQNLAGDAVRAVNDGFDIIVLTDKNIDWGYVPIPSLLATASVNRALVEAGVRPEIGLVVQSGEVREVMHFALLLGFGATVINPYLAFQSITNMCHNGDLDVDPVTAAANYVKAVDKGLLKIMSKMGISTLRSYRSAQIFEAVGLNKELIEKFLPGTASRIEGIGLEEIAAEVGERQKIAFADASKVLQSGGQYAYRKEGEKHLWTPQSLAAFRQAVQGGDYEKFKVYSKLINDQSERQATLRGLFKFKDATPIDISEVESRESIVKHFVAGAMSLGSLSPEAHETIAIAMNRIGAMSNCGEGGEDPDRDTPAPNGDIRSSAIRQIASGRFGVTIDYLRHAKDLQIKMAQGAKPGEGGQLPAHKVNDFVARIRHSTPNVSLISPPPHHDIYSIEDLAQLIYDLRNSNPKARVSVKLVSEVGVGTVAAGVAKAHADVVLISGHDGGTGASPLTSIKHAGLPWELGIAEAEQTLVLNDLRGRIKLQVDGQLKTGRDIVVAALLGAEEFGFATNLLVSLGCVMDRKCHTNQCPMGIATQDADFRKRFAGKPEYVENFLFFIADEVREILASLGLRSLEEACGRSDLLEKDSAIAFYKAKNLDFSKIFETVKGGVKSYDKNYVKEELVNFDRRELLPFVKETLEKGTAVELCTVVHNTDRTVGTELSGEVDEHFGVKGLPEDTIRIHLQGVAGQSFGAFLAPGVTLDLEGEANDFMGKGLSGGKIIVRPPHNATFKAEDNVIAGNVIGYGGTSGKVFINGLAGERFGIRNSGMLLVSEGVGDHGCEYMTGGRVVVLGRVGVNFAAGMTGGFAYVYDETGHFDLSCNVGSVDLESVLAGTDSERELIDFIEQHVQATGSEKGKRILENWNSERPKFVKIFPVDYRNALAKKG, encoded by the coding sequence ATGAACGCTCAAGCACTTTATGATCCGGCCAACGAACACGACGCCTGCGGTGTCGGTCTGGTTGCCAATATTAATAATGTTGCCTCGCACCAGATAGTGCTGCAGGGTATTACGGTCTTGAAAAGGCTCATGCATCGCGGTGCGGCTGGTGGCGACCCGGAAACGGGTGACGGCGCTGGCCTTTTGCTTTCTATGCCGCATAAGTTTTTCCGCAAGCTTTACCCGACGCTTCCGGCCCGTTACGGCGTGGCGATGTACTTTGTCGAAAATACGCTTGCCGCCGATGCCCTGGATGCCGAAATCAAGCGTGTTGCTGAATCTGAAGGTGTCGATGTTATCCAGTTCCGCGAAGTTCCGGTGAACCCCGCTACGATCGGTCACACGGCTCGCGAAACCTTGCCGCACATTCGTCAGGTGTTCTTTGACGGCTCCAAGTTCAAGACCAACGAAGAATTCGATATCAAGCTTTATGTGGTGCGCCGCCTGGTCGAAAAGACCTGCAAGGGTGTGTATGTTTGCAGCTGCAGCCGCAAGAGCATCGTTTACAAGGGCCTGTTGCTTGCAAGCCAAATCGAAGGTTTCTACAAGGACCTAAACGACCTCGATTTCGAAAGCCCGCTCGCTCTCGTTCACCAGCGTTATTCTACCAACACGTTCCCGACTTGGCCGCTCGCTCACCCGTTCCGCTACCTCGCTCACAACGGTGAAATCAACACCCTGCGCGGTAACCTGAACAGCCTGCGTGCCCGTGAACCGCTCCTGAAGAGCGAAGTCATCGGTGACGATTTGCCGAAGCTCTTGCCGCTCATTATGCCGGGCCAGAGCGACTCTGCTAGCCTTGATAATATGTTTGAGCTCCTCGTCGCAGCGGGCCGTAGCCTCCCGCATGCGATGATGATGCTCCTGCCGCAGGCTTGGGGCCAGAAGCATTACCTGGGCCGCGACGTGCGTGGTTTCTTTGAATACGAATCCATGCTCATGGAACCGTGGGATGGCCCTGCCGCCGTCGCTTTCTCTGATGGTGTGAACGCCGGTGCAATCCTTGACCGTAACGGCCTTCGTCCGGCACGTTACACTTTGTGTAAAGACGGTCTTTTCGTGATGGCTTCTGAAACGGGTGTGCTTGATTTGCAGGACGACGAAGTCGAAGAAAAGGGCCGCCTCAAGCCCGGTGAAATCATCTACCTCGATCTCGAAAATCACCACATCTTGAAGAACGCCGAAATGAAGGCTTACGTGGCCCGTAGCAAGCCGTATCGCCGCTGGGTTGCCGAAAACAAGATGAGCGTTCGTGGACTCTTTAGCGAAATTAACCCGGCCGACGTTCCTGACGATATTCTGGTGCAGCAGAAGCGTTTCGGTTACTCTGCCGAAGACCTCTCCATCATTTTGCAGCCCATGGCCAAGAACGGTGCAGAACCTATCGGTTCTATGGGTAACGACGCCGCTCTCGCCGTGCTTTCTGACAAGCCGCAGCCGCTGTTCAACTACTTCAAGCAGCTCTTTGCCCAGGTGACGAACCCGCCGATTGACCCGATTCGTGAAGAATTGGTGATGAGCCTTACGACTTACATCGGTAACCACGGTAACATCCTCGAAGAAACTCCAGAACAGGCGCACCTCATTAAGATTCCGCGCCCGATCGTGACCGAAGATGAAATTCGCCGCTTTGAAAACATCGGCGACAAGGCCTTCAAGGCCAAGGAACTCAAGATGCAGTTCCCGCTCGGTGGCAACGGGGAAGTCCTCGAAGCTGCCTTGCAGAACCTCGCTGGCGATGCCGTGCGTGCCGTGAATGACGGTTTCGACATCATCGTTCTGACCGACAAGAACATCGATTGGGGTTACGTGCCTATTCCGAGCTTGCTTGCCACGGCCAGCGTGAACCGTGCCCTTGTGGAAGCCGGTGTGCGTCCTGAAATCGGTTTGGTGGTGCAGTCCGGCGAAGTCCGCGAAGTCATGCACTTTGCATTGTTGCTCGGTTTCGGTGCTACGGTCATCAACCCGTATCTTGCCTTCCAGAGCATTACCAACATGTGCCACAACGGTGACCTCGATGTGGACCCGGTGACGGCTGCCGCCAACTATGTGAAGGCTGTCGATAAGGGCCTCCTCAAGATTATGTCGAAGATGGGTATTTCTACCCTCCGTAGCTACCGCAGCGCACAGATTTTCGAAGCTGTCGGCCTGAACAAGGAACTGATTGAAAAGTTCCTGCCGGGTACTGCAAGTCGCATCGAAGGTATCGGCCTCGAAGAAATCGCCGCAGAAGTGGGGGAACGCCAGAAGATTGCCTTTGCCGACGCAAGCAAGGTGCTTCAGTCTGGTGGTCAGTACGCTTACCGCAAAGAAGGCGAAAAGCACTTGTGGACTCCGCAGTCCTTGGCCGCATTCCGTCAGGCTGTGCAGGGCGGCGACTACGAAAAGTTCAAGGTTTACAGCAAGCTCATTAACGATCAGTCTGAACGTCAGGCAACGCTCCGCGGCCTCTTCAAGTTCAAGGATGCAACTCCGATCGATATTTCCGAAGTCGAAAGTCGCGAATCCATTGTCAAGCACTTTGTGGCAGGCGCTATGAGCCTTGGTTCTTTGAGTCCCGAAGCTCACGAAACCATTGCTATCGCCATGAACCGCATCGGTGCCATGAGCAACTGTGGTGAAGGTGGTGAAGACCCGGATCGTGATACTCCGGCTCCTAATGGTGATATCCGTAGCTCTGCTATTCGTCAGATTGCTTCTGGCCGTTTTGGTGTCACGATTGATTACCTGCGCCACGCAAAGGATTTGCAGATCAAGATGGCTCAGGGTGCAAAGCCCGGTGAAGGTGGCCAGCTGCCGGCTCACAAGGTGAACGACTTTGTGGCTCGCATCCGTCACAGTACGCCGAATGTGTCGCTGATTTCTCCTCCGCCGCACCACGATATTTACTCTATCGAAGACTTGGCACAGCTCATTTACGACCTACGTAACTCCAACCCGAAGGCTCGTGTTTCTGTGAAGCTCGTGTCCGAAGTGGGTGTGGGTACGGTTGCTGCCGGTGTTGCCAAGGCTCATGCCGACGTGGTGCTCATTTCTGGCCACGATGGCGGTACGGGTGCATCTCCGCTGACTTCTATCAAGCATGCCGGCCTTCCGTGGGAACTCGGTATTGCCGAAGCGGAGCAGACCCTTGTGCTCAACGACTTGCGCGGTCGTATCAAGCTCCAGGTCGATGGCCAGCTCAAGACGGGCCGCGACATTGTGGTGGCAGCGCTCCTCGGTGCCGAAGAATTCGGCTTTGCTACGAACCTGCTCGTTAGCCTTGGCTGCGTGATGGACCGCAAGTGCCATACGAACCAGTGCCCCATGGGTATTGCAACGCAGGATGCCGACTTCCGCAAGCGCTTTGCAGGCAAGCCGGAATACGTCGAAAACTTCTTGTTCTTCATCGCCGACGAAGTCCGCGAAATCCTCGCAAGCCTCGGCCTCCGCTCTCTCGAAGAAGCCTGCGGCCGTAGCGACCTCCTCGAAAAGGATTCCGCCATCGCCTTCTACAAGGCGAAGAACCTCGACTTCTCCAAGATTTTCGAAACCGTCAAGGGCGGCGTCAAGTCTTACGACAAGAACTATGTCAAGGAAGAACTGGTCAACTTCGACCGCCGCGAACTCTTGCCGTTTGTCAAGGAAACCCTCGAAAAGGGTACTGCCGTGGAACTCTGCACGGTGGTGCACAACACCGACCGTACGGTGGGTACGGAACTTTCCGGCGAAGTGGACGAACACTTTGGCGTGAAGGGCCTTCCCGAAGATACCATCCGCATTCACCTTCAGGGTGTTGCGGGCCAGAGCTTCGGTGCTTTCCTTGCTCCGGGCGTCACGCTCGATTTGGAAGGCGAAGCCAACGACTTTATGGGCAAGGGTCTCTCGGGTGGTAAGATTATCGTGCGCCCGCCGCACAACGCCACTTTCAAGGCCGAAGACAACGTCATTGCCGGTAACGTGATCGGTTACGGTGGTACCAGCGGTAAGGTGTTCATTAACGGTCTTGCCGGCGAACGCTTCGGTATCCGTAACTCCGGTATGCTCCTTGTCAGCGAAGGCGTGGGTGACCACGGTTGCGAATACATGACGGGTGGCCGCGTGGTCGTGCTCGGTCGCGTGGGCGTGAACTTCGCCGCAGGTATGACAGGTGGCTTTGCTTACGTGTACGACGAAACGGGTCACTTCGACCTGAGTTGCAACGTAGGCTCTGTGGACCTTGAAAGCGTGCTTGCCGGTACCGACAGCGAACGCGAACTCATTGACTTTATTGAACAGCACGTTCAGGCAACGGGTAGCGAAAAGGGTAAGCGCATCCTTGAAAATTGGAACAGCGAACGTCCGAAGTTCGTGAAGATCTTCCCGGTCGACTACAGGAACGCATTGGCAAAGAAGGGCTGA